GAATACGATGTATTTACTGAGGAGGAAACCTGTAGGGAAAGTAATCGCGAGCGCCATAAATAAGGCTGCGATGTGTGCCTGGATAGTGATAAAAGGTAGAATTACATCTTGTTCTTTCAGAATGAAGTGGAAGCTGATGAAATATAAACATATATCCAGGGCCGTATTACCACCACCACAGGCAAGGTAGCGGAAGGTCTGAAAGGGCATCATTTTGGCAAATGGGCGGTAGAAAAACGAAATAACTAATAGAATAAACCGTCTCATAAAAAAAATATACAATAACAAAACTAGTACGTTTTACCGTTACTGTATCGCGCTTTAGAATTATCTTAACAATTTAGTAGTCTTCAATAGAATGGATGAGATGGTCCGGGCATACCGTTAGCGGCGTGTTTTCCACCTGCCTGCGGCCTGGTTTACAGGTTGCTGTTTTGCCTTTCTGTGTTCTTCCTGCCATACCTGTACGGCCAGCAAGGCAGCGGCCCTGGCAGCATCTGGGGAAGGACTTTCCAATGATTGTGGTGTGAAATACTTTCCTATAAAATTAGTGTCGAACTGTCCGCTGATGAATGCAGGTTGTTGCAAAGCCCAGCTGCCAAATGATAAGGTGGTCTGTATCCCTTTTACCTGGTATTCGGCAATCGCGCGCAGCAATCTTTCC
This window of the Chitinophaga sancti genome carries:
- a CDS encoding GtrA family protein, translating into MRRFILLVISFFYRPFAKMMPFQTFRYLACGGGNTALDICLYFISFHFILKEQDVILPFITIQAHIAALFMALAITFPTGFLLSKYIVFSESNLKGRIQLIRYFILVGTCLLLNYGFMKLFVDVLGFYPTPAKILTTCFVVIFSYLTQKKFTFKVKAIE